A window of the Campylobacter massiliensis genome harbors these coding sequences:
- the pepT gene encoding peptidase T, protein MDIVDRFLRYTKINTTTNREAGAAGIMPSNPTEHDLAKLIESELKELGLQNIKRRENAITTAVLPSNSSKKLPSVAFFAHLDTSAEQKNDTKAQIVRYEGGDVTLNKELGIMLKLSEFPELANYVGDDLIVTDGTSLLGADDKAAIAAIVNAAQFFIQNPQIEHGDVTFGFLPDEEQGLRGAKALDVSEIKADFAYCLDCCGIGELIYQNWNAGDAVVTFVGQSAHPMNAKGKLVNSLLLAHKFISMLPGGEAPEYTDGVEGYYWVKELSGNSAKTVLKLDVREFNEAKYAQRMAFLQDLSDSFAKIYGAHRIQISLKDRYKNVFNYLADGENSLPVVAAKQAYARLNIEPKVIPMRGGYDGAVISEKGVPCPNLFTGAHNFHSIYEYLPVKSLRAASNVVCEIVKIIAEK, encoded by the coding sequence ATGGACATAGTCGACAGGTTTTTACGCTATACGAAGATCAACACCACGACAAACCGCGAAGCGGGCGCGGCGGGCATCATGCCTTCAAACCCAACCGAGCACGATCTGGCAAAGCTGATAGAAAGCGAGCTAAAAGAGCTTGGCTTGCAAAATATAAAAAGACGAGAAAACGCCATAACTACGGCCGTTTTGCCGTCAAATTCCTCTAAAAAGCTGCCGTCCGTGGCATTTTTCGCGCACCTTGATACGAGCGCGGAGCAAAAAAACGACACGAAAGCGCAAATCGTGCGCTACGAGGGTGGCGACGTCACACTAAATAAAGAGCTAGGCATAATGCTCAAACTTAGCGAATTTCCAGAGCTTGCCAACTACGTCGGAGACGATCTCATCGTAACCGACGGTACCAGCCTGCTAGGCGCGGACGACAAGGCCGCTATCGCCGCCATCGTAAACGCAGCGCAGTTTTTCATACAAAACCCGCAGATCGAGCACGGCGACGTGACGTTTGGCTTTTTACCCGACGAGGAACAAGGTCTGCGCGGAGCCAAGGCGCTTGACGTCTCGGAGATAAAGGCTGATTTTGCCTATTGTCTTGATTGCTGCGGTATCGGCGAGCTGATTTATCAAAACTGGAACGCCGGCGACGCGGTCGTGACCTTCGTCGGGCAGTCCGCGCACCCGATGAACGCCAAGGGCAAGCTAGTAAATTCATTGCTACTCGCGCACAAATTTATCTCGATGCTACCGGGCGGCGAAGCGCCCGAGTACACCGACGGCGTCGAAGGCTACTACTGGGTCAAAGAGCTATCTGGCAACAGCGCAAAGACCGTGCTAAAGCTCGACGTTCGCGAATTTAACGAGGCGAAATACGCGCAGCGCATGGCGTTTTTGCAAGATCTCTCCGACTCGTTTGCTAAAATTTACGGCGCGCACAGAATTCAAATCAGCCTAAAAGACCGCTACAAAAACGTATTTAACTACCTAGCGGACGGCGAAAACAGCCTGCCCGTCGTCGCGGCCAAGCAGGCCTACGCACGCCTAAATATCGAGCCAAAAGTGATCCCGATGCGAGGCGGATACGACGGCGCGGTCATCTCGGAAAAGGGCGTACCGTGTCCGAATCTTTTTACCGGCGCGCACAACTTTCACTCCATCTACGAGTACCTGCCGGTAAAATCGCTACGCGCGGCCAGCAACGTCGTCTGCGAGATCGTAAAAATCATAGCAGAGAAATAA
- a CDS encoding DUF6882 domain-containing protein, translating into MRNLRYVGDFSDFHQVFSATLGKMATVQNRFADIVGSLDWNVDFDSCEISFGDQIYKIRFIGSESNASGTWLWGHANVNNFGEEATRFSAEVLRTGLEWGLQAFSEPSFELDDTLTDIRYVSPRAEPWAKIYATTAAGTIRAARL; encoded by the coding sequence ATGCGAAATTTACGTTACGTAGGCGATTTTTCGGACTTTCATCAGGTTTTTTCGGCGACGCTGGGCAAGATGGCGACCGTGCAAAACAGATTTGCTGATATCGTCGGCAGCCTCGACTGGAACGTGGATTTTGACAGCTGCGAGATATCTTTCGGCGATCAAATCTATAAGATCCGGTTTATCGGCAGCGAGTCAAACGCGAGCGGCACGTGGCTGTGGGGACACGCGAACGTAAATAACTTCGGCGAGGAGGCGACGCGGTTTTCGGCGGAGGTGTTGCGCACGGGGCTGGAGTGGGGTTTGCAGGCTTTTAGCGAGCCTAGCTTTGAGCTAGATGATACTTTAACGGACATACGCTATGTATCGCCGCGTGCGGAGCCGTGGGCGAAAATTTATGCTACTACGGCTGCAGGCACGATAAGGGCTGCGCGTTTGTAG
- a CDS encoding cation:dicarboxylate symporter family transporter, translating to MNPSVSNAVKPQKPFLIRMFTNLAFWVVFGIVAGIAVGMIFPDLGIASKPGIDYFIKALKALIGPIIFLTIVSGIIGLESMKELGSIGLKGFIYFEVVSTIALAVGIIFGETLKPGHDMHLDYTQLDASSVEKFTSQASNIDANSGVLAHTLHILRGAVPVDGIFPYVHLLDPFIKSNTLQVLFLAIVTAVAISFLKHDYKKKILRPLEIVQHWVLKLLTILMLFSPVAAFSAMAFLIGKFGINSLLGMLELLFVMAFASLFFIFVVLGVICYFAKVNIFKFMRFIAKEVLIVFATSSSETALAPLMQKLEAAGIHRGAVGLIIPTGYSFNLDCTNIYLSLSVIFLAQAFGIPLTVEHLIQILVILMVTSKGAVGVTGSGFIILAGTLAALPSAGIPVVTVAVLLGVDKFMSEMRAVGNLCGNAVGCLIISIWDKKVDMEKFRYALDHPDEFHFHS from the coding sequence TTGAACCCAAGCGTTTCAAACGCGGTAAAACCGCAAAAACCTTTTCTTATTAGAATGTTTACCAACCTAGCGTTTTGGGTGGTTTTCGGCATCGTCGCAGGTATCGCGGTCGGCATGATCTTCCCCGATCTAGGCATCGCGAGCAAGCCTGGCATCGACTACTTTATAAAAGCTTTAAAAGCTCTCATCGGACCGATCATTTTCCTCACGATAGTCTCAGGTATCATCGGACTTGAGAGTATGAAGGAGCTAGGCTCCATCGGACTTAAAGGTTTTATCTACTTTGAGGTCGTTAGCACCATAGCTCTTGCCGTGGGAATAATCTTTGGCGAGACGCTAAAGCCGGGTCACGATATGCACCTTGACTACACGCAGCTTGACGCCTCCAGCGTAGAGAAATTTACGAGCCAAGCCTCAAATATCGACGCAAACAGCGGGGTTTTAGCGCATACGCTTCACATTTTACGCGGCGCTGTACCGGTTGACGGTATCTTCCCTTACGTGCATCTGCTTGATCCGTTTATCAAATCAAACACGCTTCAAGTGCTATTTTTGGCAATCGTTACGGCTGTTGCGATCTCGTTTTTAAAGCACGACTACAAAAAGAAGATCCTAAGACCGCTTGAAATCGTTCAGCACTGGGTGCTAAAACTGCTTACGATTTTGATGCTATTTAGCCCGGTTGCGGCATTTTCTGCGATGGCGTTTTTGATCGGTAAATTCGGCATTAACTCGCTTTTGGGTATGCTTGAGCTACTTTTCGTTATGGCTTTTGCGAGCTTGTTTTTTATCTTCGTAGTTTTGGGCGTTATTTGCTATTTTGCGAAGGTCAATATCTTTAAATTTATGCGCTTCATTGCAAAAGAAGTCCTGATCGTGTTTGCGACGAGCTCCTCGGAGACCGCGCTAGCTCCGCTCATGCAAAAGCTCGAAGCCGCGGGCATCCACAGGGGCGCGGTCGGACTCATCATACCGACTGGATACTCGTTTAACCTTGACTGCACGAACATCTATCTATCGCTTAGCGTTATTTTCCTAGCTCAAGCCTTCGGTATCCCGCTAACGGTCGAGCACCTGATACAAATTCTAGTCATCTTGATGGTAACGAGCAAGGGTGCCGTCGGCGTCACGGGCTCTGGATTTATCATACTTGCCGGTACGCTTGCCGCGCTTCCTAGCGCAGGTATCCCGGTCGTTACGGTTGCGGTGCTGCTCGGCGTGGATAAATTTATGTCCGAGATGCGCGCAGTCGGAAACCTCTGCGGTAACGCCGTAGGCTGCCTAATCATCTCGATCTGGGATAAAAAAGTAGATATGGAGAAATTCCGCTACGCACTCGATCACCCGGACGAGTTTCACTTCCATTCGTAA
- a CDS encoding peptidylprolyl isomerase translates to MRNDELKIYDIDAAELAKLKFAVIHTEKGDMKLELYGDEAPQAVTNFAQLAKSGFYDGLNFHRVIPNFVIQGGCPHGTGIGGPGWRIKCECVGQKHKHKRGALSMAHAGRDTGGSQFFVCHSAQPHLDGVHTVFGQIVDEPSLKTLDSVRQGDKINSIEILESL, encoded by the coding sequence ATGAGAAACGACGAACTAAAAATCTACGACATCGACGCAGCCGAGCTTGCTAAGCTCAAATTTGCCGTTATCCACACGGAAAAGGGCGATATGAAACTCGAGCTCTACGGCGACGAAGCGCCGCAAGCGGTGACGAATTTTGCTCAGCTAGCTAAAAGCGGCTTTTACGACGGGTTAAATTTCCACCGCGTGATCCCAAATTTCGTGATCCAGGGCGGCTGCCCGCACGGCACGGGCATCGGGGGGCCGGGCTGGCGCATCAAATGCGAGTGCGTAGGTCAAAAACACAAGCATAAACGCGGAGCGCTATCTATGGCGCACGCCGGACGCGATACGGGCGGCAGTCAGTTTTTCGTCTGTCACAGCGCGCAGCCGCACCTTGACGGCGTGCATACGGTGTTTGGACAGATCGTGGACGAGCCTAGCCTAAAGACTCTAGATAGCGTTAGACAAGGCGATAAGATAAACTCGATCGAAATTTTAGAGAGTTTGTAA
- a CDS encoding YebC/PmpR family DNA-binding transcriptional regulator, with amino-acid sequence MGRAFEYRRAAKEARWDKMSKVFPKLAKAITVAAKEGGTEPDMNPKLRAAIAAAKAQNMPKDNIDAAIKRASGKDSADIKTIFYDGKGAHGVQIIVECATDNPTRTVANVKAIFSKNGGEILPSGSLNFMFTRKSVFELDMPAKELDEIELELIDFGLTEIEEEDGVLYIYGDYASFGTLSEGIEKLGLEAKKASLQYIANSPVSLDEEQMNELEKLLDKLEDDDDVQAVYTNIE; translated from the coding sequence ATGGGACGAGCGTTTGAATATAGGCGCGCCGCGAAAGAAGCGCGCTGGGACAAGATGAGCAAGGTTTTTCCAAAACTCGCAAAAGCCATAACCGTAGCGGCTAAAGAGGGCGGCACCGAGCCTGATATGAACCCGAAACTTCGCGCCGCGATAGCAGCGGCCAAAGCGCAAAATATGCCAAAAGACAACATCGACGCGGCGATAAAACGCGCCAGCGGCAAGGATAGCGCGGATATCAAGACTATCTTTTACGACGGCAAGGGCGCGCACGGCGTGCAAATCATCGTCGAGTGCGCTACCGACAACCCGACTCGAACGGTCGCAAACGTCAAGGCGATATTTAGCAAAAACGGCGGCGAAATTTTGCCTAGCGGAAGCCTAAATTTCATGTTTACGAGAAAGAGCGTTTTCGAGCTTGATATGCCCGCAAAGGAACTTGACGAGATCGAGCTAGAGCTCATCGACTTCGGTCTAACCGAGATCGAGGAGGAAGACGGCGTGCTTTATATCTATGGCGATTACGCGAGCTTCGGCACGCTAAGCGAAGGTATCGAAAAGCTGGGCCTAGAGGCTAAAAAAGCTAGCCTGCAATACATCGCAAACTCGCCCGTAAGCCTAGACGAAGAGCAAATGAACGAGCTAGAAAAGCTCCTCGATAAGCTCGAAGACGACGACGACGTGCAAGCTGTTTATACAAATATCGAATAA
- a CDS encoding GNAT family N-acetyltransferase: MILNARKDDAARCIELLNLAMEDIAFTLSGVSDPVKSDEILHKFFRSEINRLSYNNVFVFKFDGEIAGAICAYDGGEIDALDGPIRTHLQTLGLSEFPQTECFADELYIDSLAVDERFRGRGIAKELIKFIFALAPKRNIKKVALIVDGKKPKTMAFYERLGFETDCEMIINSHKYYHMIKEIE, translated from the coding sequence ATGATTTTAAATGCCCGAAAAGACGACGCCGCGCGCTGCATAGAGCTGTTAAATTTAGCCATGGAGGACATCGCTTTTACGCTTAGCGGCGTGAGCGATCCCGTTAAGAGCGATGAAATTTTGCATAAATTTTTTAGAAGCGAGATAAACCGCCTAAGCTATAACAACGTTTTCGTTTTCAAATTTGACGGCGAGATCGCGGGGGCGATTTGCGCTTACGACGGAGGCGAGATCGATGCGCTAGATGGGCCCATCAGGACGCATTTGCAAACGCTCGGTTTAAGCGAATTTCCGCAGACGGAGTGCTTTGCAGACGAGCTATATATCGATAGCCTAGCCGTAGACGAGAGATTTCGCGGACGAGGTATTGCAAAAGAGCTGATCAAATTTATCTTTGCCCTCGCGCCAAAACGAAATATCAAAAAAGTAGCCCTCATCGTCGATGGAAAAAAGCCTAAAACTATGGCTTTTTACGAGCGTTTGGGCTTTGAGACCGACTGCGAAATGATCATAAATTCTCACAAATACTACCATATGATAAAGGAGATAGAATGA
- a CDS encoding heavy-metal-associated domain-containing protein translates to MTKFKVANIHCENCANTIKNALGDEYGEIKVDLGVEPRVVSVNLDGKNEAKFKEELDDLGFSVIEKI, encoded by the coding sequence ATGACTAAATTTAAGGTTGCTAACATCCACTGCGAAAACTGCGCAAACACCATAAAAAACGCTCTTGGCGACGAATACGGCGAGATAAAGGTCGATCTTGGCGTAGAACCTAGGGTCGTGAGCGTAAATTTAGACGGCAAGAACGAGGCGAAATTTAAAGAGGAGCTGGATGATTTGGGCTTTAGCGTCATAGAGAAAATTTGA
- a CDS encoding heavy metal translocating P-type ATPase yields the protein MQNIKLNIAGMTCVNCSNAIERVTKKIAGVLDAKVSFANGSGEFIIENAEVQAAIEEKIKKLGYGVAKDLVEFEAKREKHILDLRRNFLAAAAFSAVIMALEMSEQPSAAKSAIMLALAFITIATCGRDFFIHAYGALKNKNFDMNVLVALGTSTAFAYSLGVFIAGERLPENMRHLYVSGAAMITAFVLLGKFLEERSKARAGDYIKSLMDMSPKTALVLQKDGSALEVDAVSLKIGDIAVVKSGYAVPCDGVVINGGAEIDTSMLTGESLPVYKRQGDEVNAGTINLNGYINVKVTKPANQTLLSQILELLSDASSKKMPISRFADRVANIFVPSVIAIAVVTFCAWFAITGNALQGVLSAVCVLIISCPCALGLATPIAIVSSLSLGAKNGILIKNPEVLEILGGVKYAVFDKTGTLTKGEISVNFTDINDENLAKIAALEAKSSHPISAAIVRYANELGLKILGDEKGFENIAGRGVKSEDDSVIAGNEAFLSEFGVEISAQAKEQIAKAQNEGNGVVLAAVDKIYVGFIALSDTVKEDAAQAMQSLKDIGITPVMLTGDNAFTAKNVAGKLGVEKVFAGMLPNEKFETIKRLQEEGAVLFVGDGINDAASLKQANVGIAMSSGADIAKEAGDVVLVRNDLKSAVSTINLAKETMKTIKQNLFWAFVYNAVCIPVAAGVLAPLGLMLTPVYGAAAMCFSSVTVVLNSIRLRFKQI from the coding sequence ATGCAAAATATCAAACTAAATATCGCGGGCATGACCTGCGTAAACTGCTCAAACGCCATCGAGCGCGTAACTAAAAAGATCGCGGGCGTACTAGACGCGAAGGTCAGCTTCGCAAACGGTTCGGGTGAATTTATCATAGAAAACGCCGAAGTACAAGCCGCGATAGAGGAAAAAATAAAAAAACTAGGCTACGGCGTGGCAAAGGATTTGGTGGAATTTGAAGCCAAGCGCGAGAAGCATATCTTAGATTTACGCCGAAATTTCCTAGCCGCCGCAGCTTTTAGCGCGGTGATCATGGCGCTTGAGATGAGCGAGCAGCCAAGCGCGGCAAAATCGGCTATCATGCTGGCGCTTGCCTTTATCACGATAGCTACGTGCGGGCGGGACTTTTTCATCCATGCTTACGGCGCGCTGAAAAATAAAAATTTCGACATGAACGTACTCGTCGCGCTGGGCACTAGCACGGCGTTTGCCTATTCGCTGGGGGTTTTTATCGCGGGCGAGCGCCTACCCGAAAACATGCGCCACCTCTACGTTTCTGGCGCGGCTATGATAACGGCTTTCGTGCTGCTTGGTAAATTTTTAGAAGAGCGCTCAAAAGCTCGCGCAGGCGATTATATAAAATCGCTCATGGATATGTCGCCAAAGACCGCTCTCGTACTACAAAAAGACGGTAGCGCGCTGGAAGTGGATGCAGTGAGCCTAAAAATAGGCGACATTGCGGTCGTAAAGAGCGGCTACGCTGTGCCTTGCGACGGAGTCGTGATAAACGGCGGCGCAGAGATCGATACCTCGATGCTAACGGGCGAGAGCCTACCCGTCTATAAAAGGCAAGGCGACGAGGTCAATGCCGGGACCATAAATTTAAACGGCTACATCAACGTAAAGGTTACTAAGCCCGCTAATCAAACGCTTTTGTCGCAAATTTTAGAGCTTTTAAGCGACGCATCGAGCAAAAAGATGCCTATCAGCCGCTTTGCCGACCGCGTGGCAAATATCTTCGTGCCCAGCGTAATAGCTATCGCCGTCGTTACGTTTTGCGCGTGGTTTGCGATTACTGGAAATGCGCTACAAGGCGTGCTAAGCGCGGTTTGCGTGCTCATTATCTCATGTCCTTGCGCGCTGGGGCTAGCTACCCCGATAGCTATCGTCTCCTCGCTATCTCTGGGCGCTAAAAACGGAATCCTAATCAAAAATCCCGAGGTCTTAGAGATTCTTGGCGGCGTGAAATACGCGGTATTTGACAAAACCGGAACGCTAACCAAGGGCGAAATTTCGGTAAATTTTACCGATATAAATGATGAAAATTTAGCCAAAATCGCCGCGCTAGAGGCTAAAAGCTCGCATCCGATATCGGCTGCGATCGTTAGATACGCAAATGAGCTGGGGCTTAAAATTTTAGGCGACGAAAAGGGCTTTGAAAATATCGCCGGACGCGGCGTAAAGAGCGAGGATGATAGCGTAATAGCGGGCAACGAGGCCTTTTTAAGCGAGTTTGGCGTTGAGATAAGCGCGCAGGCTAAAGAGCAAATCGCCAAAGCGCAAAACGAAGGAAACGGCGTGGTGCTAGCGGCCGTGGATAAAATTTACGTTGGATTTATTGCGCTTAGCGACACGGTAAAAGAGGACGCCGCGCAGGCTATGCAAAGCCTAAAAGACATCGGTATAACGCCCGTGATGCTAACGGGAGATAATGCCTTCACCGCTAAAAACGTGGCTGGCAAGCTAGGCGTAGAAAAGGTCTTTGCCGGCATGTTGCCTAATGAAAAATTTGAAACCATAAAACGTCTGCAAGAAGAGGGTGCGGTGCTATTTGTCGGCGACGGTATAAACGACGCCGCCTCGCTAAAGCAAGCAAATGTGGGCATCGCGATGAGTAGCGGTGCGGATATCGCAAAAGAAGCGGGCGACGTAGTGCTGGTAAGAAATGACCTAAAAAGCGCGGTCTCTACGATAAATTTGGCCAAAGAGACGATGAAAACGATAAAGCAAAATTTGTTTTGGGCGTTTGTTTATAACGCCGTTTGTATACCGGTTGCGGCCGGGGTTTTGGCGCCTCTAGGCCTCATGCTAACGCCTGTTTACGGAGCTGCGGCGATGTGTTTTAGCTCGGTCACGGTCGTGTTAAATTCGATCAGATTACGATTTAAGCAAATCTAA
- the lgt gene encoding prolipoprotein diacylglyceryl transferase, giving the protein MSWWNDFYINFDPVAFELFGIKVHWYGIMYVLALLVALGVAKFIVKRDNMQISNSLLDNYFFWVEIGVILGARLGYIVIYDPNTAYYLTHPWQIFNPFHNGEFVGIRGMSYHGAVVGFLIATWAFCRKFKQNLWQLLDLVALSIPLGYFFGRIGNFLNQELFGRITDVSWAINVAGQMRHPSQIYEAVLEGLAVFAILFVYRKFKKFDGELIALYAMLYTFARFVCEFFREPDFGIGFVFLNLSMGQILSFLMFACGIFLYLILNKKYTKF; this is encoded by the coding sequence ATGAGTTGGTGGAACGACTTTTATATAAATTTCGACCCGGTCGCGTTTGAGCTGTTTGGCATCAAGGTGCACTGGTATGGGATAATGTACGTCCTGGCGCTACTAGTGGCACTCGGAGTGGCTAAATTTATCGTCAAGCGCGATAATATGCAAATTTCAAATTCGCTACTTGATAACTATTTCTTTTGGGTGGAAATCGGCGTGATACTGGGCGCGAGACTGGGCTACATCGTCATTTACGATCCAAATACCGCTTATTATCTCACTCATCCTTGGCAGATTTTTAACCCCTTTCACAACGGCGAATTTGTCGGCATTCGCGGTATGAGCTATCACGGCGCGGTGGTCGGGTTTTTGATAGCGACGTGGGCTTTTTGCCGTAAATTTAAGCAAAATTTGTGGCAACTTTTGGATCTCGTTGCGCTTAGCATTCCGCTTGGATATTTTTTCGGTCGCATCGGTAATTTTTTAAATCAAGAGCTATTCGGTCGTATCACGGACGTCTCATGGGCGATCAACGTCGCGGGACAGATGCGTCATCCATCGCAAATTTACGAAGCGGTTTTAGAAGGGCTTGCAGTTTTTGCTATCCTTTTTGTTTATAGAAAATTTAAAAAATTTGACGGCGAACTTATCGCTCTTTATGCCATGCTTTATACCTTTGCCAGATTTGTCTGCGAGTTCTTTAGAGAGCCTGATTTCGGTATCGGCTTTGTATTTTTAAATTTATCTATGGGACAGATACTATCCTTTTTAATGTTTGCGTGCGGCATTTTCCTTTATCTTATCTTAAATAAAAAATATACAAAATTTTAA
- a CDS encoding fumarate reductase cytochrome b subunit, giving the protein MSGLIEGFLGRQADTKKSRTPAVWDRWQSITGLILACFILCHMVFTSTILFGKGAFNAVVGFAEAKFLFGEATWWITNVIAAVIFVIFIAHAFLAVRKFPANYRQYIMFRGHKDRMKHFDTTLWWFQFLTGFALFFAASAHLVDIIFGGHITADKSAAAFHQLEIFYFALLVFMVVHAGVGMYRLYVKWISIDGVNKQEMFAKRNKAKTAIFAVFGVLAVIALIADFVWISL; this is encoded by the coding sequence ATGAGTGGGCTAATCGAGGGCTTCTTGGGTAGGCAAGCGGATACGAAAAAAAGTCGTACTCCTGCCGTTTGGGACAGATGGCAAAGTATAACGGGACTGATTTTGGCCTGTTTTATTTTGTGTCACATGGTATTTACCTCTACCATTTTATTCGGCAAAGGCGCATTTAACGCCGTTGTAGGTTTTGCGGAGGCTAAATTTTTATTCGGCGAGGCTACGTGGTGGATCACTAACGTTATCGCTGCGGTAATATTTGTCATTTTTATTGCTCACGCATTTTTAGCGGTGAGAAAATTCCCTGCAAACTACAGACAATACATCATGTTTAGAGGCCACAAAGACCGTATGAAACACTTCGATACTACGCTTTGGTGGTTTCAGTTTTTAACCGGTTTTGCTCTATTTTTCGCAGCCAGTGCGCACTTAGTCGATATAATCTTCGGCGGACACATCACTGCCGACAAATCAGCGGCTGCATTTCATCAATTAGAAATTTTCTACTTCGCTTTACTTGTATTTATGGTCGTTCACGCCGGCGTGGGAATGTACCGCCTATACGTAAAATGGATAAGCATCGACGGAGTAAACAAACAAGAGATGTTCGCAAAAAGAAATAAAGCCAAAACTGCTATATTTGCAGTCTTTGGAGTGCTCGCGGTCATCGCGCTGATCGCCGATTTCGTGTGGATCAGTCTTTAG